GCGGGCACCGGAACGTACAGTACGAGAAAAATCTGCCGATGCCCTTACCCGGTTCCGCACGGCCAGCATTATGACCACCTGGAATCCGGAGTAAAGCTGCTAAAAGGCAGCATCGACAAACTTTGAGGTTATTTAGGCCGACAGTTCGGTACGGCCCTTGCCACGGCGTGCGGAAAGGATGGCACGGCCGGCACGGGTACGCATGCGAAGGCGGAAGCCGTGCTTCTTGGCACGACGGCGGT
This genomic stretch from Arthrobacter sp. zg-Y1110 harbors:
- the rpmH gene encoding 50S ribosomal protein L34, with product MSKRTFQPNNRRRAKKHGFRLRMRTRAGRAILSARRGKGRTELSA